The genomic region CCATCAAGCTCCCATCGGTGTAGCGTTTTGACCGTTACACCTAATAGTAAGGCGGCTTCTTGGGGAGTTAAACTAGACATGATGTCATATTATCACATCTATTGTCTAGTTTGAGGTGGTTTTGTCAAGATTTTCGCGGTCAGCTAACTAACCCCTGTGACTTCAGTCGAGCCATCACAGGCACAAACGACTCAAAACCGAAAGGCTGAGGCCGATCGACTTTTGGAAGCAGGTAGACTCCAGTATCGCCAAGGTCGAGTTCAAGAAGCACTTGAGACGTTTCAACAGGTTTTGACTATTCGCCAGGGTATGGGCGATCGCAATGGCGTTGCGGAAATCCTCAATGAGATTGGACTCGTTTACGAGAATTTGACTCAGTATCCCAAGGCGCTAGAGTTTTATCAGCAAACTTTGGATATTGCGAGAGAATTACGCGATCGCGAAAGTGAAGGGCGAGTCCAGATCAATATCGGCGCGGTTTATTTCAAGCTAGGCCAATCTCCCAAGGCGCTAGAGTTTTATCAGCAAGCTTTAGCTGTTCTGACAGAAGTTGGCGATCGGCAAGGTGTTGGACTAACCCTCAACAGCATTGGCAGATTATACCGCAGTTTGGGTCAGTATGACAAAGCATTGCAATTTTATCAGCAAGCCTTAGCCATTGCCAAAGAAATTGGCGATCGGGAAACCGTTGGGGTTACGCTCAGCAACATTGGGGTGATTTACCTTAGTCTGGGTCAGTATCCCAAAGCACAGGAATTCTATCAGCAAGCCTTAGCTATTGCCAGGGAAATTGGCAATAAGAAAGGAGAAGAAACTACTCTCATCAACCTTGGGGCAGTTTATGACAATTTGGGTCAGTATCCTAAAGCACTGGAACTATATCAGCAAGCTTTAGCAATTGCTCAAGCACGTGGAGACAAGGCAAGTATTGCCCTTACCTTCAACAATATTGGCTTGCTTTACGATAATCAGGGGCAGTATGCTAAAGCACTAGAATTTTATCAGCAAGTCTTAGCTATTCGCAAAGAAATTGGCGATCGCAAGGGCGAAGGAAACACCCTCAACAGTATTGGATTTGTTTACAACCATCTGGGTCAGTATGCCAAATCACTAGAATTTTATCAGCAAGCTTTAGCCATTCGCAAAGAAGTTGGCGATCGCAAGGGACAAGGAACAACCCTTAACAACATCGGGGTGGTTTACGACACTCTCGGTCAAAGCGATAAAGCACTAGAATTCCATCAGCAAGCTTTAGCCATTCGCCGCGAAATTGGCGACAAATCAGGCGAAGGAAAAACCCTCAATAATATTGGAAGAGTTTACAATAATCTAGGTCAGTCAGACAAAGCATTAGAATTTTATCAGCAAGCCTTAGTCATTGTCAAGTCAATTGGCGATCGCCTAAGCATTGGAGTAGCTCTCAACAATATTGGTACAATTTACGACGGTCTTGCTCAATATCCTAAAGCACTAGATTTTTATCAACAATCCTTAGTTATTCGTCAAGAGATAGGCGACAAACCTGGGGAAAGCATAATCTTAAACAATATCGGTAATGCTCTCTTTAAATCTGGCAATTTAGCATCAGCAGAAAAAAGTCTATCCGCTGCAATCACAGTTCTAGAATCTTTGCGACCGGGATTGAGCGATACAAATAAAGTATCCATCTTTGAAACGCAAGCGAGTACTTATCAAATGCTGCAAAAAGTTCTCATTGCGGAGAATAAAATTGAAGCTGCGCTGGAAATTGCCGAAAGGGGAAGGTCGCGGGCATTTGTGGAGTTGTTGGCAAAACGGTTATCCTCTAAAGAGACTGCACAACTAACTATCAACCCACCCACAATCGAACAAATTAAACAAATCGCCAAACAACAAAATGCTACCATAATTGAATACTCGATTATTGATAAATCAGAACTTTATATATGGGTAATTCAGCCCACAGGTAAAGTAGAATTTCAGCGCGTAGACCTCAAATTCATGCGGGCGACAGGGGGGAAATCGCCTCTAGAAGACCTCGTTATTACTAGCCGTGATTCCATCGGTGTCAGAGGTCGCGGTTTAACAGTGCAAGTTCGATCGGATGCGGTGAGCCAAACGAAACAATTGCAGCAACTCTATCAAATTATCATCAAACCAATTGTTTATTTTCTACCAAAAGCTCCCAACGCCCGTGTTATCTTCATTCCGCAAGCCGAACTGTTTCTGGTTCCCTTTCCAGCACTTCAAGACGCATCTGGAAAATATTTAATTCAACAACATACCATCCTAACAGCGCCTGCCATTCAGGTTCTGGAATTAACTCATCAACAACGGCAACGAGTATCGGAAAAAGATGTCCTAGTTGTCGGCAATCCTACTATGCCCAGCGTACCCCCCGAACCCGGACAACCGCCGCAACAACTGCCGAGTTTACCGGGTGCGGAAAAAGAAGCTTTAGCTATTGCCCAAATATTGAATACTAAAGCTATCACTGGTAACCAAGCTACCAAAGCTACTATTTTGGAAAAGTTACCGACTGCAAAGATTGTTCATCTAGCAACTCATGGATTATTGGATGATTTTAAAGGGTTAGGTGTTCCTGGTGCGATCGCTCTCGCTCCTTCTGGCAATGATAACGGTTTACTTACCGCCAGTGAAATCCTTGATTTGAAATTAAATGCCGAATTAGTCGTCTTGAGTGCCTGCGACACTGGGAGAGGCACAATTACCGGGGATGGCGCGATCGGGCTGTCTCGCGCCTTGATTTCAGCGGGTGTACCCACCGTGCTTGTATCGCTTTGGTCGGTGCCAGATGCTCCTACAGCATTGTTGATGACCGAATTTTATCAAAATCTTCAAACCCAGCCCGATAAAGCTCAGGCGCTGCGTCAGGCGATGCTAAAGATAATGAAACAACACCCGAATCCAAGGGACTGGGCGGCGTTTACGCTGATTGGCGAAGCGCAGTAGCGATTACAGGACTTACGCACTAATCAAGTTTTCGCCCCCCTTTCTTTGGGGGGCAAGGGGGGCGAAAAGCGTAAGTCCTACATTAGCTATTAACGTAAGTTGCTAGTTAGTTCCATTGGCTCTTGTTCGGAATGGATAATGGGTACGTTGTTGCGCTTTAGCGCTATAAGAGCGCTAAAGCGCAACAACGTACCTTGATATAACTAGCAACTTACGTTATTAGTTAGCAAAGCCTTAAGGAGATGGCGATTTGAGTGCCTTGCGAAACTCTTGAGCTGCCTCCAACCGAGAGGTCTGAGCCATCAACACACAGCGGGTGAGCAGGTCAATACTGAGGGTTGCCAGTTCGGGAATTTCGCTGTGGGTGATTTTGTCGTAATGGTTATCATGTAGGCGATAGAGGCTGAATAGACCGTCTTGCCAAAACCACACTTCAGGCACTCCTAATGCTTGATACCGCTTGAGCTTGTTCAGGCCGCCACTGGTGAACACGACTTCGATGACGAGATCGGGGATTGGCTTGGATGCCCCAAAACAGTAGGATTCATCAGCTTGGGCAGAGACTTCTTCTTCTCGCTCTTGGGTCATGGAACCCGTGGGTTCAAATTCAATGGCGTTTTCCAGGCAAAATAACCCAATCAAAAAGCCGATGAGCCGACTAAAAACTTCGTGTTCGCGTCCCGGCATGATAATCTCAATGGTGCTGTCATAGTAAGCCAGCCGAATGCCTGGAGAGTCAGCAAAACCAGCCTGAATTAGCTTGAACTGTTGCCAGGTAGTGCCGGAATAGACAAGGCGCTGGTCGGTGGAAGGCGGAGTGAGAAGGGGAGCTTGCGTCATAGTACTACCGCTTAATCGTTGAGACACTATTTCGGTAATATGGTTCAGCTTTCTTTAACTAATCAATTAATTTTAATGTTCCTTGTCCTAAAGTTTTACTTGACTCAAATAAGAGATGGAATTCCACTTTCAAGGAGTGCATAATTCCCACTATGGGCGAAGCTTCTTTAACTTTAATGTGACTGTGACTATAATTGGTGATTGGTGATTGGGATGAGAGATGAGGGATGAAAAAACATTTTCCCCTTCCCCCTCTTCCCTAGCCCCTAGCCCCGATTACCCGCCGTATTGCCAGCCGGTGCTTTCTAGCAAAAGGGGTTCGCCTTCCCGATGAACTCCGGCGGCAATAACTTCACCGACATAGACGGTATGATCGCCGTGCTTGACTGAGCCGACAACCCTGCATTCTACATAGCCCAAGGAATCGGAGATGATGGGACAACCAGTTTCTTCTCCCAAGTAGAAGTCCACATCCTCAAACTTATTGCCGACGCGACGTTGGGGTTTGAAGAATTTCTGGGCTAAGTCTTTTTGTCCGGCTTCCAGGACGCTGAGGGCAAAGACGCCGCTGGCTTCGATCATGGCGTGCGATCCCGAATCTTGCTTAACGCAATTTACCACTAAGGGCGGTTGAAAAGAAGCTTGCATCACCCAGCTGACTGTGAAGCCGTTGACATTTTCGCCATCCTTGACTCCGCAGATGTAGAGTCCGTGAGGAATCTTTCGCAGAATTGTCTTTTTCGCTTGTTCGTCTAACAATGGTCTACCCTCTGATGATGACTACATCGCTCAGTTTAGCAATCCTGAGTTCCTTAACATTTACAGCGGCTTGCGAGTGGGTGAGGTACAGCTAAATTGTAGGGGCGGGTTTTGCCATGATTCTTGTCGGTTAGCCACAAATTATCTACCAAACCCGCCCCAAATGTCGCGTTATGAAGAAAATTATTTTAATGTACCTCACGAGGCTGCAAGCCGCTGTAATCTCGAATTATCAACCAACCCCATGTTCCTTAAACCAAGTCTGTAACCTTTTCCAGCCATCCTCAGCTTGTTCCTTTCGGTAAGATGGGCGGTAGTCGGCAAAGAAACCGTGCGGTGCATCTGGGTAAAGCACAATTTCCGAACCGCTGTTTCCTCCTTTAAGTGCCTGACGCATCCGTTCTACCGTATCAGTGGGAATTCCATCATCTTTGCCGCCGTAAAGTCCCAGTACTGGCGCTTTCAAATAAGGTGCAATGTCAATCGGGTGCTTGGGAGTTAAAGATGTAGAGTCACCTACCAGGCGTCCGTACCAAGCAACTCCCGCCTTTACTCTGGGGCTGTAAGCTGCATACATCCAGACAATTCGCCCACCCCAGCAAAAACCTGTTATTCCCAGTTTGTTGATGTTTCCTTTACTTGATTTTTGTGCCCAATTAACAGTTGCATCCAAATCGGACATAACTTGAGCATCGGGAACTTTAGAGACAACTTTGGCGATGATTTCTTGAATATCGTTCATTTGGGAAACATCGCCTTGACGGGCAAAAAGTTCGGGTGCGATCGCTAAATAACCCAATTTGGCAAAGCGACGACAGATATCTTGCAGGTGTTGGTGTACGCCGAAAATCTCCTGCACTACCAATACAACGGGGAAATTTGCTCCAGTTGCAGGCATTGCCCGATAAGCCGGAATTTCGCCATCCTCTACGGGAATCTTGACTTCACCCGCAACCAAGCCTTGAGTATTTGTATTGATAACTTGGGCAGAAATTGGCTGAACTGCGATCGCAAATCCAGCTGCCAGCGTACTGACAATGATAAATTTCCGGCGCGTGATTTCTTTCATTGAAAGTTTCCTCCAAAACACCTGTCGCGAAAGTATATCAAGGCTTACGCACTAACCAAGGTTTTGCCCCCCTTGCCCCCCAAATTTGGGGGGCAAGGGGGGCGAAAAGCGTAAGTCCTGTACATTTAACTTTTAGCCGATTTGTGGCGGAACAGGTGCGAGTGTTCCGGGTGGTAAAGGCGCGATCGGCTAAAATCAGATTGCCCCTCAGCTGCTGCCAACGCCGGACTAATCACATACAGCGTTGTGCGGATTAAATTTTCTTTTCGCGTCACTTCTGCCATTTCGTGCAACTGCACCAGTAAAATCTTTTCATCAGGCCAACCCAATCGAAAGCAAATCGCCACTGGTGTATCGACTGGATAATGTTCCATCAGCTTTATTTGGACATCTTCCACGTGACGCGCACTTAGGTAAAGGCACAAACTCGCCTGATGTGCTGCAAGAGATGCTAATTCTTCCCGTTCCGGTACTGCGGAAGCGCTACCGCTAATGCGGGTCAGGATAATTGTTTGTACCAGTTCGGGTACGGTTAGTTCAACTTTGAGTTTCGCGGCAGCTGCCTGAAAAGCACTAATTCCGGGTATTACCTCAAAAGGAATATCCGCTGCTGCCAAAGCTTGCATTTGCTCGTTTACGGCACTGTAGAGACTGGGATCGCCGGAGTGGAGACGAACGACAGATTTTTGCGATCGCACTCTCTCGATCATCACCGGCAGAATATCTTCCAACGTCTTATTTGCCGTGCGGATAATCTCAGCATCCGCACGAACGCCGTCCAAAATCTGCTTAGGCACCAGAGAATCTGCAAATAAAATTACATCTGCTTGCGCCAAGATTTTCTGCGCCTTGACAGTCAACAAATCTGGATCGCCTGGGCCAGCCCCTACAATATAGACTGCCGGAGCGAGACGAGGAAGGGGAGAAGAAAGCGACATAGCAGGGGAAAGTTAAAAGTTAAAAGTCAGATCGTGTCCGGTTACATCGTTAGTATATGAGCGATATCGTCAAATTGTCTGTTGTCATCTTTGGTTAAATTTTTACCGCAGATGAAGACAGATGAACGCAGATGAACGCAGATAAGAATAAGAACAGCAATTTTTTAGGTTATACCAAATCCGGGTTGATTACCTCCTTTATTCTTTACTCCGCGTAGGCGGACGAGAGTTTGTGTAGCGCCACCCTTGAGGGTGAGGGTTAAAATTAAAACCTTCCGGATCGCACCTAATTGCGGGAGAAGTAATGAATGGTAGATGCACCCTGGTTAAGCCCTGGAGGATTCCTCTGGGGCTTTTTATTTTTTAGGTTAGAAGATTACAAAACTCATTTTACGTTTAACGGTTAACCGATAAAGAACTTGGAGATGGTTTGATGGCGCTATCATCATCTTGGGTGGATGTTACTATCACCGCTTGTTTTTCCGCGATTCGTTTGGGTTGCAAATAAAGATTTTCTAGCACAACCGATGCACCTGCAACCCAAGGGGGAACAATCAAAGCGCCAATAATACCTAAAACTTGCGCTCCTCCCAGTACAGCTAGGAGTTGATACAGTGGATGTACTCTCACGGAAGAACCCACGAGTAGGGGATCGAGCAGATAAGTTTCCAAATTTTGGATAATTACAAACAATAGCAGCACCCACAGAAATGTCCAACCGCCTTGGGAAATTGCCACAATTAAAGCGGGAACCGCTCCAAGAACTGGGCCGAAGAAGGGTATCAAATCGGTGACGCCAGCAATAGCGCCCAATCCTAATGCAAATTCGGATAGTCCCAAAAAACCTAAGCCTACACTAACTGCCAAGCCCAAAATTGCCGCAACGCCAAGTCTACCTTGGATGTAACCCCCCATTCGTTGGCTGACTGGCATAACTTGAGCTTCCAGACGATCGTTCCAAGGGTAGGGAAATAGCTGCACTAAACCTTTAATCAGGTTTTTACTATCTGCTACCATATAACCGGAAATTAATAAAGCTAAAATCAGGCTCAAAACGCCGCCTACAATTCCTTTGGTGATACCGTAAGAACGCAGCAGCAGCTGTTGGCTGGAACGAATTACCCCGTTTGTCAAAATTTGGGGGTCTAGAAGTTGGCGGATTAATTCCGGTCGCTCGTTATTAAATTTAACCATCAAATTCTCGATGAGCGATCGCAGATTTTCCAGGTAGATTGGCAAATTGACGGCGAGAAGTTGAATTTGCTCGATTACTGTGGGGCCAATTAACACGCCCGCTCCTGTGACGATCGCAATTAGCGTTAAATAAACTATTATGACTGCTAACCACCGAGGCAGTCGCAGGCGTTCGGTGGCATCGACGAAGGGTGCAATCGTAGCAGCTATTACCACGGCAACCATCAGGATGATCAGCAGACTCCGCAGTTGCCACAGCAGCACTAGCAGCAAGCTGGTGGCGACAATCAGCAACAGGTTAGATAAGGTAATACCAGTGCGGCGATCGAATATCATCGGGGTATTGGGGATTTTGGTCAGTGGTGATTGGTCAGTGGTGATTGGTCAGTGGTGATTGGTCAGTGGTGATTGGTCAGTGGTCAGTGGTCAGTGGTCAGTGGTCAGTGGTCAGTGGTCAGTGGTCAGTGGTCATTTGACAATTGACAATTGACAATTGACAATTGACAATTGACAATTAACAATTAACAATTAACAATTAACAACTGACAATTAACAACTGACAACTGACAATTGACAACTGACAACTGACAATTAACAACTGACAACTGACAATTAACAACTGACAACTGACAATTAACAACTGACAACTGACAATTGACAATTGACAATTGACCACTGACAACGTTTAGTTTCGATGCCATCGCGTACCTTCTGCGGTATCAATTAGGGTAATGCCTTGGGCTTGGAGTTCATTGCGGATACGATCGCTTTCTGCAAAGTCCTTAGCTTTTCTTGCTTCTTGTCGTTTTTGAATCAAAGTTTCTATTTCCGCATCGCTTAAACCACCAGTAGCAGTAGTTTTTTCTTCTGGCTTAGCTGACAAACCCAAGACTTGTGCGAGGCTGACAAGAGTGAGCCATTGTTGTTGTAGCACTTCGGGCGACGTTTTGGTTTTCCCTTCATGGACGAGGATATTCCCTTCCTTGCCTAATTCTTTGGCTAACTCGAACAAGACTGCTAAAGCTGCTGGCGAGTTGAAGTCATCATCCATCGCCTCTTGGAAGCGTTCCACTTCGGGATTTTGGATTGGGGAATTTTCTGCTTCCGGTTTCCAACCTAGCTCAGAACCGTGCCTAGAGCCAAACAGGAGACCTTCTTTGAGAGTATGCCAGCTATTTTGGGCGTATACGATCGCATCTTGGGTAAAATCGATCGGCTTACTGTAATTCGTTTGCAAAACAAATAACCTGATTGCGATCGCATCTGGTGCATTCAACCCATCCAACAACTGCCGAATCGTAATAAAATTGCCCAAAGATTTGGACATCTTCTTACCATCCACATTTACCATACCGTTGTGCAGCCAGTAACGCGCTAAAGGCTTACCAGTCACCGCCTCAGATTGAGCAATTTCATTTTCGTGGTGAGGAAACGCCAATTCATTACCACCGCAGTGGATATCAATTGTATCGCCAAAAGTCTGACGCACCATCGCCGAGCATTCTATATGCCATCCCGGACGACCCGCACCCCAAGGCGATTCCCAAAACGGTTCCCCCGGTTTCGCCGCCTTCCAGAGAGCAAAATCAAACGGGTCTTGTTTCTTCGGCGCATCCGGGTCTTCCTCCTCCACTCTACCGCTAGCCCCAGCTTGCAAATCCTCCAAATTCCGACCCGAAAGCTTCCCATACTCCGCAAATTGCCGCACCTTGTAGTAAACATCCCCAGCAGCAGGGTAGGCGTAACCCTTGTGTTCCAACTCGTGAATCAACCGCTTAATCCCATCCAGCGTATGCGTCGCACGGGGATATTCGTCCGCTTCCATCACATTGAGGCGTTTCATATCCTCAAAATACGCATCGATAAATTTCTCGGCTAAGGCTTCCATCGATACTCCCTGTTCCCTGGCCCGATTGAGAATTTTATCATCAATATCGGTGAAATTCTGCACGTAACGCACATCGTAGCCGCGCCACTTCAAATAGCGTCGCACCATATCCCAGACAATGTAGCAACGCGCATGACCCAAGTGGCAGTAGTCATACACCGTCACGCCACAGCAGTACATATCCACCTTACCTGCTTGGAGCGGTTCAAAGGGTTCCTGGCGACGAGTCAGCGTATTGTAAAGCGTCAGGGTCATAGTAAATAACAACCTCTAATAAATCGGCAATAATAGGGGAGAGCGACGGGGATGTTTGCCAGCATCCTCGTGTCAGTACATAACGTACTGTTATTCTATCCTCTCATTTTCCGACGTTTTCCACAGATCAGCTATGAAATCAGCAGTTTCTCCTGACCAATCCCAGACAATCGATGCCCCAAAACACGGTTTGCCGGTGACGATTATTACCGGCTTTCTCGGTAGCGGTAAGACTACTCTCCTTAACCACATTTTGACTAATCAGCAGGGCGTTAAAACCGCTGTTCTGGTCAATGAGTTTGGCGAAGTTGGCATTGACAATGAACTGATTGTAACCACCGGCGAGGACATGGTGGAACTGAGTAATGGTTGTATCTGCTGCACCATTAATAACGATTTGGTTAATGCAGTATACAAAGTTTTAGAACGGCAAGACCAAATAGATTATTTAGTGGTGGAGACAACGGGCGTGGCAGATCCGCTACCCGTGGCGCTCACGTTCTTAGGCACAGAATTGCGAGACTTGACTCGTCTGGATTCTATTGTCACGGTGGTGGACGCCGCAAATTTCAGCCTCGATTTGTTCAACAGCCAAGCTGCTTACAGTCAGATTAACTACGGCGATATCATTCTGCTCAATAAGACCGATTTGGTCGATGAAACTGATGTTGATGCGCTGGAAGTGCGAATTCGCGATATCAAGCAAGGGGCAAGAATTTTGCGAACCACGAAATCGCAAGTTGCTCTTCCGCTGATCCTCAGTGTTGGTTTATTTGAGTCGGATAAGTATTTTGAATCTGAGGCAAAAGAACACGAACATCACGAACATCACGAACATCACGACCACGAACATCACGACCATCACGACCACGACCACTCTGCCTGCGGTCATGACCACGACCATGACCATGACCACGAACATCACGATCATCATTCCAATCACTTGGAAAATGATGGTTTTATCTCAGTTTCTTTCCAAAGCGATCGGCCCTTCGCTATTAAGAAGTTTCAAAATTTCTTAGATCAGCAGA from Argonema galeatum A003/A1 harbors:
- the cysS gene encoding cysteine--tRNA ligase, giving the protein MTLTLYNTLTRRQEPFEPLQAGKVDMYCCGVTVYDYCHLGHARCYIVWDMVRRYLKWRGYDVRYVQNFTDIDDKILNRAREQGVSMEALAEKFIDAYFEDMKRLNVMEADEYPRATHTLDGIKRLIHELEHKGYAYPAAGDVYYKVRQFAEYGKLSGRNLEDLQAGASGRVEEEDPDAPKKQDPFDFALWKAAKPGEPFWESPWGAGRPGWHIECSAMVRQTFGDTIDIHCGGNELAFPHHENEIAQSEAVTGKPLARYWLHNGMVNVDGKKMSKSLGNFITIRQLLDGLNAPDAIAIRLFVLQTNYSKPIDFTQDAIVYAQNSWHTLKEGLLFGSRHGSELGWKPEAENSPIQNPEVERFQEAMDDDFNSPAALAVLFELAKELGKEGNILVHEGKTKTSPEVLQQQWLTLVSLAQVLGLSAKPEEKTTATGGLSDAEIETLIQKRQEARKAKDFAESDRIRNELQAQGITLIDTAEGTRWHRN
- the cobM gene encoding precorrin-4 C(11)-methyltransferase — its product is MSLSSPLPRLAPAVYIVGAGPGDPDLLTVKAQKILAQADVILFADSLVPKQILDGVRADAEIIRTANKTLEDILPVMIERVRSQKSVVRLHSGDPSLYSAVNEQMQALAAADIPFEVIPGISAFQAAAAKLKVELTVPELVQTIILTRISGSASAVPEREELASLAAHQASLCLYLSARHVEDVQIKLMEHYPVDTPVAICFRLGWPDEKILLVQLHEMAEVTRKENLIRTTLYVISPALAAAEGQSDFSRSRLYHPEHSHLFRHKSAKS
- a CDS encoding Uma2 family endonuclease; protein product: MTQAPLLTPPSTDQRLVYSGTTWQQFKLIQAGFADSPGIRLAYYDSTIEIIMPGREHEVFSRLIGFLIGLFCLENAIEFEPTGSMTQEREEEVSAQADESYCFGASKPIPDLVIEVVFTSGGLNKLKRYQALGVPEVWFWQDGLFSLYRLHDNHYDKITHSEIPELATLSIDLLTRCVLMAQTSRLEAAQEFRKALKSPSP
- a CDS encoding CobW family GTP-binding protein, producing MKSAVSPDQSQTIDAPKHGLPVTIITGFLGSGKTTLLNHILTNQQGVKTAVLVNEFGEVGIDNELIVTTGEDMVELSNGCICCTINNDLVNAVYKVLERQDQIDYLVVETTGVADPLPVALTFLGTELRDLTRLDSIVTVVDAANFSLDLFNSQAAYSQINYGDIILLNKTDLVDETDVDALEVRIRDIKQGARILRTTKSQVALPLILSVGLFESDKYFESEAKEHEHHEHHEHHDHEHHDHHDHDHSACGHDHDHDHDHEHHDHHSNHLENDGFISVSFQSDRPFAIKKFQNFLDQQMPSNVFRAKGILWFDESPKRHVFHLCGKRFTIEDEDWKGEPKTQLVMIGQDLDRETLLAQIQKCVSLPSTSRGKGFGK
- a CDS encoding CHAT domain-containing protein, whose translation is MTSVEPSQAQTTQNRKAEADRLLEAGRLQYRQGRVQEALETFQQVLTIRQGMGDRNGVAEILNEIGLVYENLTQYPKALEFYQQTLDIARELRDRESEGRVQINIGAVYFKLGQSPKALEFYQQALAVLTEVGDRQGVGLTLNSIGRLYRSLGQYDKALQFYQQALAIAKEIGDRETVGVTLSNIGVIYLSLGQYPKAQEFYQQALAIAREIGNKKGEETTLINLGAVYDNLGQYPKALELYQQALAIAQARGDKASIALTFNNIGLLYDNQGQYAKALEFYQQVLAIRKEIGDRKGEGNTLNSIGFVYNHLGQYAKSLEFYQQALAIRKEVGDRKGQGTTLNNIGVVYDTLGQSDKALEFHQQALAIRREIGDKSGEGKTLNNIGRVYNNLGQSDKALEFYQQALVIVKSIGDRLSIGVALNNIGTIYDGLAQYPKALDFYQQSLVIRQEIGDKPGESIILNNIGNALFKSGNLASAEKSLSAAITVLESLRPGLSDTNKVSIFETQASTYQMLQKVLIAENKIEAALEIAERGRSRAFVELLAKRLSSKETAQLTINPPTIEQIKQIAKQQNATIIEYSIIDKSELYIWVIQPTGKVEFQRVDLKFMRATGGKSPLEDLVITSRDSIGVRGRGLTVQVRSDAVSQTKQLQQLYQIIIKPIVYFLPKAPNARVIFIPQAELFLVPFPALQDASGKYLIQQHTILTAPAIQVLELTHQQRQRVSEKDVLVVGNPTMPSVPPEPGQPPQQLPSLPGAEKEALAIAQILNTKAITGNQATKATILEKLPTAKIVHLATHGLLDDFKGLGVPGAIALAPSGNDNGLLTASEILDLKLNAELVVLSACDTGRGTITGDGAIGLSRALISAGVPTVLVSLWSVPDAPTALLMTEFYQNLQTQPDKAQALRQAMLKIMKQHPNPRDWAAFTLIGEAQ
- a CDS encoding dienelactone hydrolase family protein, which encodes MKEITRRKFIIVSTLAAGFAIAVQPISAQVINTNTQGLVAGEVKIPVEDGEIPAYRAMPATGANFPVVLVVQEIFGVHQHLQDICRRFAKLGYLAIAPELFARQGDVSQMNDIQEIIAKVVSKVPDAQVMSDLDATVNWAQKSSKGNINKLGITGFCWGGRIVWMYAAYSPRVKAGVAWYGRLVGDSTSLTPKHPIDIAPYLKAPVLGLYGGKDDGIPTDTVERMRQALKGGNSGSEIVLYPDAPHGFFADYRPSYRKEQAEDGWKRLQTWFKEHGVG
- a CDS encoding AI-2E family transporter, which gives rise to MIFDRRTGITLSNLLLIVATSLLLVLLWQLRSLLIILMVAVVIAATIAPFVDATERLRLPRWLAVIIVYLTLIAIVTGAGVLIGPTVIEQIQLLAVNLPIYLENLRSLIENLMVKFNNERPELIRQLLDPQILTNGVIRSSQQLLLRSYGITKGIVGGVLSLILALLISGYMVADSKNLIKGLVQLFPYPWNDRLEAQVMPVSQRMGGYIQGRLGVAAILGLAVSVGLGFLGLSEFALGLGAIAGVTDLIPFFGPVLGAVPALIVAISQGGWTFLWVLLLFVIIQNLETYLLDPLLVGSSVRVHPLYQLLAVLGGAQVLGIIGALIVPPWVAGASVVLENLYLQPKRIAEKQAVIVTSTQDDDSAIKPSPSSLSVNR
- a CDS encoding flavin reductase family protein; translation: MLDEQAKKTILRKIPHGLYICGVKDGENVNGFTVSWVMQASFQPPLVVNCVKQDSGSHAMIEASGVFALSVLEAGQKDLAQKFFKPQRRVGNKFEDVDFYLGEETGCPIISDSLGYVECRVVGSVKHGDHTVYVGEVIAAGVHREGEPLLLESTGWQYGG